One genomic region from Maridesulfovibrio frigidus DSM 17176 encodes:
- a CDS encoding patatin-like phospholipase family protein, with amino-acid sequence MESTVNSEPKKVSAKANDRPSIALIIGSEGIKSFCALPFIEYLQEQKVTIDLVIGVSGGALIAAFLGAGYNLKQIQDVFAKAVDPRFFRDINFKSVMDIADMGLGKFNAESGILNTDAIRKTYETLFKKLDISDLKPKTLMTTTDLATGKPVILEKGNVAQAIYASSAIYPLMAPANIDGQKLIDGSFSSPVPVMECVKRNIDIIIAIYFDDACNPEPENFLESYFNSSRIFKRSILTSQLPLCIDMHHHEILPVYIKHPRPIEMWEIKKLNEIVHAGKVALTAQKGNFKDAIFEFKKKRQIKEEKLRLKEEDRKLNEERKSLKEESSSKTAKEPEAVKSPKAVEKESAPIKRKITITKSKRAKRGSGS; translated from the coding sequence ATGGAAAGCACAGTCAATTCAGAGCCTAAAAAAGTATCTGCAAAAGCAAATGACCGACCTTCAATAGCACTAATTATAGGTTCTGAAGGAATTAAATCGTTCTGCGCCCTGCCGTTTATAGAATATTTACAAGAACAGAAAGTTACAATCGACCTTGTAATAGGGGTCAGTGGCGGAGCACTTATAGCGGCGTTTCTCGGAGCTGGGTACAATCTCAAGCAGATTCAGGACGTTTTTGCAAAAGCTGTCGACCCTCGCTTTTTCAGAGATATAAATTTCAAATCAGTCATGGACATAGCCGACATGGGGCTGGGAAAATTTAATGCTGAATCAGGTATTTTAAATACTGACGCTATCCGAAAAACCTACGAGACTTTATTTAAAAAACTAGACATATCTGATCTCAAGCCCAAAACCTTGATGACGACAACGGACCTTGCCACGGGTAAACCTGTCATTTTAGAAAAAGGGAATGTGGCTCAGGCCATTTATGCCAGCAGCGCAATCTATCCTTTAATGGCTCCGGCAAATATTGACGGGCAAAAATTAATTGATGGATCTTTTTCCTCGCCCGTTCCCGTTATGGAATGCGTGAAGCGCAATATCGATATAATTATTGCAATCTATTTTGATGACGCCTGCAACCCCGAGCCTGAAAATTTTCTGGAGAGCTATTTCAATTCTTCACGCATTTTCAAAAGATCCATACTTACCAGCCAGCTACCTCTCTGCATAGACATGCACCATCACGAAATATTGCCAGTTTATATTAAACACCCTCGCCCCATTGAAATGTGGGAGATTAAAAAATTAAATGAAATAGTTCATGCTGGAAAAGTAGCTTTAACCGCTCAAAAAGGTAATTTTAAAGACGCTATTTTTGAATTTAAAAAGAAAAGACAGATAAAAGAAGAAAAGCTACGCCTCAAAGAAGAAGACCGGAAATTAAACGAAGAGCGGAAAAGCTTAAAAGAAGAATCTTCCTCAAAAACAGCTAAAGAACCTGAAGCTGTTAAGTCTCCTAAAGCCGTAGAAAAAGAGTCCGCGCCTATCAAAAGAAAGATAACAATCACTAAATCTAAAAGAGCCAAGAGAGGGTCCGGGTCATGA
- the rfbA gene encoding glucose-1-phosphate thymidylyltransferase RfbA, whose amino-acid sequence MKGIILAGGSGTRLYPLTRVVSKQLLPVYDKPMIYYPLSIHMMSGIKDILIISTPEDLHRFEDLLGDGSRLGINIQYKVQPKPEGLAQAFIIGEEFIGKDSVSLILGDNVFYGHDLPHILQQAAKLKSGGTVFAYAVKDPRRYGVVEFDKDQSVISIEEKPEEPKSKFAVTGLYFYDNSVIEIAKNITPSHRGELEITDVNKEYLKRGSLNVELLGRGYAWLDMGTHASLLRAAAYVEAIQERQGFLLACLEEISFKMGYIRAEQLKDMASDMLKNDYGKYLMEVYEEAMEQNNA is encoded by the coding sequence ATGAAAGGTATTATTCTAGCAGGTGGTTCCGGAACCAGACTGTATCCTCTGACGCGAGTAGTCAGTAAACAACTCCTGCCTGTTTATGACAAGCCCATGATTTACTACCCGCTATCTATTCATATGATGTCGGGAATAAAAGATATTCTCATCATTTCCACCCCCGAAGATCTACATAGATTTGAAGATTTGTTAGGTGACGGTTCCAGACTTGGTATCAACATTCAATACAAAGTCCAACCAAAACCCGAAGGATTAGCTCAAGCATTCATTATCGGTGAAGAATTTATTGGGAAAGACAGCGTCAGCCTGATACTTGGAGATAACGTCTTTTATGGTCATGACCTGCCACATATTTTACAACAGGCAGCTAAACTTAAAAGTGGCGGAACAGTCTTCGCCTACGCAGTTAAGGATCCAAGAAGATATGGTGTTGTTGAATTCGATAAGGATCAATCCGTAATCAGTATTGAAGAAAAACCTGAAGAACCAAAATCAAAATTTGCTGTAACGGGTCTATATTTTTACGACAATTCAGTAATTGAAATAGCCAAAAACATTACCCCCTCCCATCGCGGAGAACTAGAGATAACAGATGTTAACAAAGAATATCTGAAACGCGGATCACTGAATGTTGAACTTCTTGGGCGCGGATACGCGTGGCTGGATATGGGAACACATGCATCACTGCTTAGAGCAGCGGCTTATGTTGAAGCAATTCAGGAAAGACAAGGATTCCTCTTAGCCTGCCTAGAAGAAATCTCCTTTAAAATGGGATACATCAGAGCTGAACAACTGAAAGACATGGCGTCAGATATGCTGAAAAATGATTACGGTAAATATCTGATGGAAGTCTACGAAGAAGCAATGGAGCAAAACAATGCGTAA
- a CDS encoding arylesterase gives MAQITIAAFGDSLTEGYGLPAYSSFPAQLERKLLEEGCHVEISNFGVSGDTSADGLSRLVDVIESNPDAAYIEFGANDCFQLADPQQIKANICAMVEAFQEASIPVILLGFRPMNFTPQSYSSAFNTIFPDIAQKYSIPIYESLMKGIGENPEFYQPDGIHPNDEGVAIMVENILPIFKDFHKELTA, from the coding sequence ATGGCTCAGATAACAATTGCCGCATTTGGTGACAGCCTGACTGAAGGATACGGACTTCCAGCCTACAGTTCTTTTCCTGCCCAACTTGAAAGGAAATTACTCGAGGAAGGATGTCATGTGGAAATTTCGAATTTCGGAGTTTCCGGTGACACTTCAGCTGACGGGCTGTCACGTCTTGTAGATGTTATCGAAAGCAATCCCGACGCGGCGTACATTGAGTTCGGAGCTAATGACTGTTTCCAGTTAGCTGACCCTCAGCAGATAAAAGCTAATATATGCGCCATGGTTGAAGCCTTTCAGGAAGCGTCCATTCCAGTCATCCTGCTTGGCTTCAGGCCCATGAACTTCACTCCCCAATCATACAGTTCTGCATTTAACACCATCTTTCCTGACATTGCTCAAAAATACTCCATCCCCATCTATGAGAGCTTAATGAAAGGTATCGGTGAAAATCCTGAATTCTATCAGCCGGATGGTATCCACCCGAATGATGAAGGTGTTGCCATCATGGTTGAAAACATCCTTCCGATATTCAAAGATTTTCACAAAGAACTGACAGCATAA
- a CDS encoding YcaO-like family protein produces the protein MRYQLKLMDTLSGTGCFAALPVPNLSFSEVLKHLEEHPYDEFMHRHMLDMLGKHRTRKIEKLITEIKGNPNKKVLAALIYEACLTHPKLSSLKDKVEQEFDSQELKNFTPTLHLRSHRLTDQPLHNQWTLVLSENMEEHADLPTPEETGLPLLYDIEKLPPKISIDAASVKASLEKEAKLPPAKERAPIAEVTAHAMKQLEAMEVFLGPQMRQKGCLSPAAVLQHWQIKTKSDNGSFSNSLDAIQTSYGRGFSLINAQVSCAMEVAERVSSYGSIGKAGVLNRANPSPVIQGRYEELSKNHNALDPSTISLEYPYEGQSLWWMEAERFNGKEYELVLVPVQHVFLFCNLDEQNLFSGLSSTGLASGNTFAEAQLSGLLEVLERDSDSTLPFDKERCFTIESDNAEVQKHLGDLKDLGIHVWFQDMTSELGVPCYRAFAVGRLGDINKGGGCNLDGKRALLSALTEVPYPFPGPATSPCPEGLPVRKLEDLPDFSTGSADGDVMVLENLLVKNEFYPIYVDLTRKELGIPVTRAIIPGLEIVSDMDKFSRISPRLFRNYLEIKKVL, from the coding sequence ATGCGCTACCAACTTAAACTTATGGATACCCTTTCTGGAACAGGCTGTTTTGCAGCTCTACCCGTACCTAACTTAAGTTTTTCCGAAGTCTTAAAGCATTTGGAAGAGCACCCGTATGACGAGTTCATGCACCGCCACATGCTTGATATGCTCGGCAAGCACCGCACCCGTAAAATAGAAAAATTAATCACTGAAATAAAAGGTAATCCGAATAAAAAAGTTCTCGCAGCACTAATTTATGAAGCCTGCTTGACTCATCCTAAACTGTCGTCACTAAAAGATAAAGTTGAACAAGAATTTGATTCACAAGAACTGAAGAATTTTACGCCAACTCTGCATCTACGTTCCCATAGATTAACAGATCAGCCTCTGCATAACCAGTGGACATTAGTTCTATCTGAAAACATGGAAGAGCACGCAGATCTACCCACCCCCGAAGAAACAGGACTCCCTCTCTTATACGACATTGAAAAACTTCCTCCTAAAATTTCCATCGATGCCGCATCGGTCAAAGCTTCACTCGAAAAAGAAGCGAAACTTCCACCAGCGAAAGAACGTGCTCCAATAGCAGAGGTCACTGCTCACGCAATGAAACAACTTGAAGCTATGGAAGTTTTTCTTGGACCTCAAATGCGCCAGAAAGGATGCCTAAGCCCTGCGGCAGTTCTTCAACATTGGCAAATAAAAACAAAAAGTGACAACGGTTCATTTTCAAACTCATTAGATGCAATCCAGACCAGCTACGGTCGAGGATTCTCTCTAATAAACGCTCAAGTTTCCTGCGCTATGGAAGTAGCTGAGCGTGTGAGTTCATACGGTAGTATAGGTAAAGCAGGAGTGCTCAACAGAGCTAATCCTTCCCCAGTTATCCAAGGCCGTTACGAAGAGCTCTCAAAGAATCACAACGCACTAGACCCTTCCACAATATCTCTTGAATATCCTTACGAAGGGCAATCTCTATGGTGGATGGAAGCTGAAAGGTTTAATGGCAAAGAATATGAACTGGTACTTGTCCCGGTTCAGCACGTATTTCTCTTCTGCAACCTTGATGAACAAAACCTATTCAGCGGTCTAAGTTCAACCGGACTTGCCTCAGGCAACACCTTCGCCGAAGCACAGCTTAGCGGACTGCTCGAAGTTCTTGAGCGTGATTCAGATTCAACTTTGCCTTTTGATAAAGAAAGATGTTTCACAATCGAAAGCGATAACGCCGAAGTTCAAAAACATTTAGGAGATCTGAAAGATTTAGGAATCCACGTATGGTTCCAAGACATGACTTCCGAGCTAGGAGTCCCCTGCTACCGTGCTTTTGCTGTCGGAAGGCTAGGTGATATCAATAAAGGCGGTGGATGCAACCTAGACGGCAAGCGCGCGTTACTATCCGCCCTGACAGAAGTACCTTACCCCTTCCCCGGCCCTGCAACATCGCCATGTCCTGAAGGACTACCCGTTCGCAAGCTGGAAGATCTACCAGACTTTTCCACTGGCAGCGCGGATGGCGACGTAATGGTGCTAGAAAATCTTCTGGTAAAAAACGAATTCTACCCAATATACGTAGACCTAACGCGAAAAGAACTAGGAATACCCGTTACCCGTGCAATCATACCGGGTCTTGAGATAGTTTCAGACATGGACAAGTTCTCACGCATCAGCCCGAGACTTTTCAGAAATTACCTTGAAATAAAAAAAGTGCTATAA
- a CDS encoding TraK family protein encodes MISKITPSVHGIGRVQYLALKADIEANLIAGHTRIAIHNHYAEQGKITFSYKRFCYYVSHYSSTCMQKNQDSKPSPILSATSLPANTNSPVQLEQGQKFAHEKNLSDENIKDLT; translated from the coding sequence ATGATCTCTAAGATAACCCCTTCCGTACACGGCATAGGACGGGTTCAATATTTAGCCCTTAAAGCAGATATCGAAGCAAACCTCATCGCTGGACATACGCGGATAGCAATCCACAATCACTATGCCGAGCAAGGTAAGATAACCTTCAGCTATAAAAGATTTTGCTACTATGTGAGCCATTACAGCTCTACCTGCATGCAAAAAAATCAAGATTCAAAACCTTCTCCAATTCTATCAGCCACATCACTTCCAGCGAATACAAACAGCCCTGTTCAATTAGAACAAGGCCAAAAATTTGCGCACGAGAAAAACCTTTCAGATGAAAACATTAAAGACCTCACATAA
- a CDS encoding PilZ domain-containing protein has product MGKEENNEGLLDRLKSKLDRMLGRKKADSFDVSFTQKAGTPSMRNAFRIDVDNMQVVCKSPRVKCKITDISANGVGFKSSKDFPVGEIIESVMLWSGKPVLKNIKMKVVRRKGSLVGCEFIELDKDQDKIISKIVVAAQKRSIKAAHSGAKHAQDDKEILKTAEKVTKRPSAKDPSKKIKL; this is encoded by the coding sequence ATGGGGAAAGAAGAAAACAATGAAGGTCTGCTTGACCGATTGAAAAGTAAACTCGACAGAATGCTTGGCAGAAAAAAGGCTGACTCTTTTGATGTGTCCTTCACTCAAAAGGCAGGAACACCAAGCATGCGAAACGCTTTTAGAATTGACGTGGACAACATGCAAGTCGTCTGTAAATCGCCTAGAGTCAAATGTAAAATCACAGATATAAGTGCCAACGGAGTCGGGTTCAAATCCTCGAAAGATTTTCCAGTTGGGGAAATAATAGAATCCGTAATGCTTTGGTCCGGAAAACCTGTGCTCAAAAATATTAAGATGAAAGTTGTAAGACGAAAAGGCAGCTTGGTTGGATGTGAGTTCATTGAGCTTGATAAGGATCAAGATAAAATCATCAGCAAGATAGTTGTTGCTGCTCAGAAAAGGTCTATCAAGGCCGCTCACTCAGGGGCTAAACATGCTCAAGACGACAAAGAAATTCTTAAAACTGCGGAAAAAGTAACGAAGCGACCTTCGGCGAAAGATCCTTCTAAAAAGATCAAGTTATAA
- a CDS encoding nucleotide-binding protein: MATIHMILQGKGGVGKSLIASILAQHLLEDEKEVFCVDTDPVNATFAGYKRFNVTALDIMKEDDIDPRSFDKLSEMMAELPDNSHMVIDNGAATFVPLASYLAENEVFDLLKGRGHSINLHSVITGGQALPDTLSGLNSLLNAFQDIPIYVWLNGYFGQISNEGKNFEEFKIYQNNIERFAALIKLPQKKKETFGKDLENLLSSRLSFQEAIQGETPLMMKQRLHMMWREIRAELINSGL; this comes from the coding sequence ATGGCGACTATCCACATGATTTTACAGGGCAAAGGCGGCGTAGGTAAAAGCCTCATTGCAAGTATTCTTGCCCAGCACCTGCTTGAAGATGAAAAAGAAGTCTTTTGCGTAGACACAGATCCAGTCAATGCAACTTTCGCCGGCTACAAGAGATTCAATGTAACTGCTCTTGATATAATGAAGGAAGACGACATTGATCCTAGAAGCTTTGACAAGCTTTCAGAAATGATGGCTGAGCTTCCAGACAATTCTCATATGGTTATAGATAACGGTGCGGCCACATTTGTTCCTCTAGCCAGTTACCTTGCTGAAAACGAAGTCTTCGACCTGCTTAAGGGGCGCGGACATTCTATCAACCTTCACAGCGTCATCACCGGAGGACAGGCTCTTCCAGATACATTGAGCGGACTAAACTCATTACTCAATGCTTTTCAAGATATCCCTATTTACGTGTGGCTGAATGGCTACTTCGGCCAAATCAGCAACGAAGGTAAAAACTTCGAAGAATTCAAAATTTATCAAAACAACATTGAGCGTTTTGCTGCTCTCATCAAACTTCCGCAGAAGAAAAAAGAAACCTTCGGGAAAGATTTAGAAAATCTTCTTTCATCCCGCCTGTCATTTCAAGAAGCCATTCAAGGCGAAACTCCGCTTATGATGAAACAGCGTCTGCACATGATGTGGCGTGAAATCAGAGCTGAACTGATTAATAGCGGTTTATAG
- a CDS encoding TVP38/TMEM64 family protein: MVIKDCLKSKTFLHGVIILLVVGIISYAVEKYGEGHIQDIVHWVESSGNLAPVIFILVNMVALCIVFPQTLFTVVAGLLFGTFKGAAFSLIGMGAGSAIAFFLGRFVFRKRILRKFSSNSYFLDLEMLSKEHPLKILALSRIVPVVPYSLANYLWSVTGVRFLPYLVMSVLCLIPETIFLTAGGHLLQSGVTKGTVSYELVGVLVGAGAVILLLIKGIKKSLCKSN; the protein is encoded by the coding sequence ATGGTTATAAAAGATTGTCTAAAAAGCAAAACATTTTTGCATGGTGTTATAATTTTACTGGTTGTTGGAATTATTTCCTATGCTGTTGAAAAGTATGGTGAAGGTCATATCCAAGATATTGTTCACTGGGTAGAGAGCAGTGGCAACTTAGCTCCGGTGATATTTATCCTAGTAAATATGGTTGCGCTTTGTATCGTTTTTCCGCAAACGCTGTTTACTGTTGTTGCGGGGCTGCTTTTCGGAACTTTTAAAGGAGCAGCGTTTAGCCTTATCGGTATGGGGGCAGGATCTGCAATAGCCTTTTTTCTTGGGAGATTTGTCTTTAGAAAAAGAATTTTGCGCAAATTTAGTTCAAATTCATATTTTTTGGATTTAGAAATGCTGAGCAAGGAACATCCTCTGAAGATTCTTGCTCTTAGTCGCATCGTGCCGGTGGTTCCATATTCTCTGGCAAACTACTTGTGGTCGGTGACTGGTGTGCGGTTTCTGCCTTATTTAGTTATGAGTGTTTTGTGCTTGATACCCGAGACGATATTTTTGACTGCTGGTGGGCATTTACTACAATCAGGCGTGACTAAAGGGACTGTCAGCTATGAACTCGTGGGTGTTTTAGTCGGAGCTGGAGCTGTGATATTATTACTTATTAAAGGGATCAAAAAAAGCCTTTGCAAATCAAACTAG
- a CDS encoding D-2-hydroxyacid dehydrogenase, protein MNMVILDGYTVNPGDNPWSELAKLGDLTVFDRTIASKIIERCIDADIIFTNKVLFPKEIIQSLPKLKFISVLATGYNTIDLDAAAEQGIIVSNVPGYSPPSVAQHVIALLLHFSNNISLHDSAVKNGEWSTQKDFCFWKAPLFELQGKKMGIVGFGGIGSKVAALANAFGMEILAYAPRPKTPPSYSPFKFVELDELFVESDVISLHCPLTADNEHFVNSAILSTMKKNAILINTARGQLINEQDLAESLHNGTIGGAALDVVEVEPILPNNPLLKAPNTVITPHIAWATLEARNRLTKTTVENVAAFLKGAPINVVCKK, encoded by the coding sequence ATGAACATGGTAATTCTGGACGGGTACACAGTTAACCCCGGAGACAATCCTTGGTCTGAACTCGCTAAGCTTGGCGACCTGACCGTATTCGACCGCACCATTGCATCAAAAATAATCGAACGTTGCATTGATGCTGACATAATATTTACCAATAAGGTGCTATTTCCCAAAGAAATAATTCAATCCTTACCAAAACTTAAATTTATCTCAGTTCTGGCCACCGGCTATAACACCATAGATTTAGACGCAGCGGCAGAACAAGGAATTATAGTCTCAAATGTTCCGGGCTACTCGCCCCCTTCTGTGGCTCAACATGTTATCGCGCTGCTTTTACACTTTTCAAACAATATCAGCTTGCACGACTCAGCCGTTAAGAACGGAGAATGGTCCACCCAGAAAGACTTCTGCTTCTGGAAGGCTCCATTATTTGAATTGCAAGGCAAGAAAATGGGAATAGTTGGATTTGGGGGCATAGGAAGCAAGGTCGCAGCCCTCGCAAATGCATTTGGAATGGAAATATTAGCTTACGCTCCGCGCCCGAAAACACCACCTTCCTACTCACCTTTCAAGTTTGTGGAATTAGATGAACTCTTCGTGGAATCTGACGTTATATCACTTCACTGCCCGCTCACCGCAGACAATGAACATTTTGTAAACAGCGCCATTCTTAGTACCATGAAAAAAAACGCCATTCTTATCAATACAGCTCGCGGACAGCTTATTAATGAGCAGGACCTTGCAGAATCTCTTCATAACGGAACGATAGGAGGAGCGGCGCTTGATGTCGTTGAAGTAGAGCCAATACTGCCCAATAATCCTTTACTGAAAGCTCCAAACACAGTCATAACGCCGCACATTGCATGGGCAACCCTTGAGGCCCGTAACAGGCTTACAAAAACCACAGTAGAAAACGTGGCAGCCTTTCTAAAAGGCGCACCTATCAACGTAGTGTGTAAAAAATAA
- a CDS encoding ABC transporter substrate-binding protein, protein MKKLILTIAFLILFSSAVSAGELNLGGLFQIKGKSALTAQEAMNGAILAIKKFNDASHDLKIQIDLESPTDDPREIIKAVSELTSTTGISAATGVISSGTALTAGPAFQAAQVPFLSTGAEIDGLTGPETPNVFTLAVPDSTIGRHLAKYTYATLEAENIFLIRSSMSDAIAGQAESFAQNYKKLGGTILKQLEITTKNSDLSYIINAIEALAPLPESDSKTTIKEMGATNFIDEGAVFITQNRTSPPEIQEIEAIVILTSTKVSTELLSLMKEKKINYNIVGGTNFDAVTIVKPIESWPGNIVFASQASLTRPDKLVTLFVKAYSEMFGTKPLTGYSALGFDSISLLAHAAGKTGNKSANIRANLSATKNFQGVSGNITFVGRSAQKPLYIIQSDRGELSLAAEMQ, encoded by the coding sequence ATGAAAAAACTGATACTGACTATTGCTTTTTTGATTTTATTCTCATCAGCAGTTTCAGCTGGGGAGCTAAATCTTGGCGGGCTTTTCCAAATAAAAGGGAAAAGCGCTCTTACAGCTCAAGAAGCCATGAATGGAGCAATTTTAGCAATTAAAAAGTTCAATGATGCCAGCCATGACCTTAAAATACAAATTGACCTAGAATCCCCAACGGATGACCCGCGCGAAATAATCAAAGCTGTTAGTGAGCTCACCAGTACGACCGGGATTTCAGCCGCCACCGGAGTCATCTCAAGTGGGACAGCACTCACCGCAGGGCCAGCCTTTCAAGCTGCGCAGGTTCCTTTCTTAAGTACAGGAGCGGAAATAGACGGATTAACCGGCCCCGAAACACCAAACGTCTTCACACTGGCAGTTCCTGATAGCACAATAGGCAGACACTTAGCTAAATATACCTACGCTACACTTGAAGCTGAAAATATTTTCCTGATCAGATCAAGTATGAGTGATGCCATTGCAGGACAGGCTGAAAGCTTTGCCCAAAATTATAAAAAACTGGGCGGAACAATCCTTAAGCAACTCGAGATCACAACAAAAAACTCAGACTTATCATATATAATCAACGCCATTGAAGCTCTTGCGCCTCTGCCTGAATCTGACAGCAAAACGACAATAAAGGAGATGGGTGCCACTAATTTTATCGATGAAGGCGCAGTGTTCATAACACAAAACCGCACATCTCCCCCTGAAATTCAAGAAATTGAAGCAATTGTAATTCTAACTTCAACAAAAGTAAGCACCGAACTTCTCAGTCTGATGAAAGAGAAAAAAATAAACTACAACATCGTTGGTGGAACCAACTTTGATGCAGTCACCATAGTAAAGCCGATTGAATCATGGCCGGGAAATATTGTTTTCGCATCGCAAGCCAGCCTGACTCGCCCGGACAAACTGGTAACTCTGTTCGTTAAAGCTTATTCTGAAATGTTCGGAACAAAACCGCTAACAGGATATTCAGCACTTGGCTTTGACTCCATATCGCTGCTGGCTCACGCAGCCGGAAAGACCGGAAATAAATCTGCAAACATTAGAGCAAACCTATCCGCCACCAAGAATTTCCAAGGGGTTTCAGGGAATATTACGTTTGTAGGAAGAAGCGCACAGAAGCCTTTGTACATTATCCAATCTGACAGAGGCGAACTCTCCTTAGCCGCGGAAATGCAGTAA
- a CDS encoding recombination-associated protein RdgC — MPILSTSVGLTRYRVLEEVEDDLIRSIPDLLLKFAFKDIDHTAEERSFGWVNMDEMLDDKWNVSPPEKGQYYTFALRLDTRRIQPAVLKKHLQIALNHELEEAKKEGKNFISRDRKRELKDQVTLKLRARSLPIPAMFDVVWNAPENKIYFTCTNSKVMEMFEEYFTDTFNLTLEPLTPFFLAMNMLGEDAAQKLESLDPTYFVA, encoded by the coding sequence TTGCCTATACTTTCCACCAGTGTCGGACTTACCCGCTACAGGGTTTTAGAAGAAGTTGAAGACGATTTGATCAGGTCGATTCCAGACCTTTTACTAAAATTTGCGTTTAAAGATATCGATCACACAGCAGAAGAAAGATCTTTTGGTTGGGTGAATATGGATGAGATGCTCGATGATAAATGGAATGTATCTCCACCGGAAAAAGGACAATACTACACCTTCGCCCTGCGGTTAGACACTCGCAGAATTCAGCCTGCAGTGCTAAAGAAACATCTGCAGATTGCTCTGAATCACGAGCTTGAAGAAGCTAAAAAAGAAGGTAAAAACTTTATTTCACGCGACAGAAAACGTGAATTAAAAGATCAGGTAACATTAAAATTACGCGCTAGATCCCTTCCGATTCCAGCAATGTTCGATGTTGTATGGAACGCACCAGAGAACAAGATTTATTTTACATGCACCAACTCTAAGGTCATGGAAATGTTTGAAGAATATTTCACAGACACGTTCAATTTAACTCTTGAGCCGCTGACACCATTCTTTTTGGCAATGAACATGCTAGGCGAAGACGCAGCGCAGAAACTAGAATCACTGGACCCAACATATTTCGTCGCTTAA
- a CDS encoding response regulator: MLSTELNKNSVTDNAADVSRELKILLAEDCENNVLLIQLYLKKFPYSIDVAENGGEAFELYQKNRYDLVLMDIEMPFTDGYQATTSIRQYEKDNGLEKTPIIAVTAHALSENRDKAYDVGCDFFMTKPVRKADLISAVQKYA; encoded by the coding sequence ATGCTGTCTACCGAGCTTAATAAAAATTCAGTTACTGACAATGCCGCAGATGTGAGCAGGGAATTAAAAATTCTGCTTGCTGAAGATTGTGAAAACAATGTGTTGCTGATTCAGTTATATTTAAAAAAATTTCCGTACTCTATTGATGTTGCTGAGAATGGCGGGGAAGCTTTTGAATTATACCAAAAGAACCGTTATGATCTTGTATTGATGGATATCGAGATGCCGTTTACCGATGGGTATCAAGCCACCACCAGTATTCGTCAGTATGAAAAAGATAATGGTTTAGAAAAAACACCTATTATAGCTGTTACTGCCCATGCTCTAAGCGAAAACAGGGACAAGGCTTATGATGTCGGGTGTGATTTTTTTATGACCAAACCAGTCAGAAAAGCTGATCTCATCAGCGCTGTTCAGAAATATGCATAA